The following coding sequences are from one Chelonoidis abingdonii isolate Lonesome George chromosome 4, CheloAbing_2.0, whole genome shotgun sequence window:
- the HMGA1 gene encoding high mobility group protein HMG-I/HMG-Y isoform X2, with translation MSESSAKSSQPLASKQEEDVSEKRGRGRPRKKPQQEPSEAPTPKRPRGRPKGSKNKATSKGRKAAVTPGRKPRGRPKKSKDEEEVNVSQESSEEEQ, from the exons ATGAGTGAATCTAGTGCAAAATCCAGCCAGCCCTTGGCTTCCAAACAGGAGGAGGACGTGTCTGAGAAGAGAGGACGGGGACGACCCAGGAAGAAGCCTCAG CAGGAACCCAGCGAGGCACCAACCCCCAAGAGACCACGTGGCAGACCAAAGGGGAGCAAGAACAAGGCCACTTCTAAAGGCAGG AAAGCTGCAGTAACACCTGGGAGGAAACCTCGAGGCCGGCCCAAAAAATCA AAGGACGAAGAGGAGGTGAATGTTTCGCAGGAGTCATCCGAAGAGGAGCAGTGA
- the HMGA1 gene encoding high mobility group protein HMG-I/HMG-Y isoform X3, with the protein MSESSAKSSQPLASKQEEDVSEKRGRGRPRKKPQEPSEAPTPKRPRGRPKGSKNKATSKGRKAAVTPGRKPRGRPKKSQKDEEEVNVSQESSEEEQ; encoded by the exons ATGAGTGAATCTAGTGCAAAATCCAGCCAGCCCTTGGCTTCCAAACAGGAGGAGGACGTGTCTGAGAAGAGAGGACGGGGACGACCCAGGAAGAAGCCTCAG GAACCCAGCGAGGCACCAACCCCCAAGAGACCACGTGGCAGACCAAAGGGGAGCAAGAACAAGGCCACTTCTAAAGGCAGG AAAGCTGCAGTAACACCTGGGAGGAAACCTCGAGGCCGGCCCAAAAAATCA CAGAAGGACGAAGAGGAGGTGAATGTTTCGCAGGAGTCATCCGAAGAGGAGCAGTGA
- the HMGA1 gene encoding high mobility group protein HMG-I/HMG-Y isoform X1 has translation MSESSAKSSQPLASKQEEDVSEKRGRGRPRKKPQQEPSEAPTPKRPRGRPKGSKNKATSKGRKAAVTPGRKPRGRPKKSQKDEEEVNVSQESSEEEQ, from the exons ATGAGTGAATCTAGTGCAAAATCCAGCCAGCCCTTGGCTTCCAAACAGGAGGAGGACGTGTCTGAGAAGAGAGGACGGGGACGACCCAGGAAGAAGCCTCAG CAGGAACCCAGCGAGGCACCAACCCCCAAGAGACCACGTGGCAGACCAAAGGGGAGCAAGAACAAGGCCACTTCTAAAGGCAGG AAAGCTGCAGTAACACCTGGGAGGAAACCTCGAGGCCGGCCCAAAAAATCA CAGAAGGACGAAGAGGAGGTGAATGTTTCGCAGGAGTCATCCGAAGAGGAGCAGTGA